DNA sequence from the Sandaracinaceae bacterium genome:
CGTGCGTCTCGGGGGGCAGCTCGAGGCCCTGCTCGATGCCGTAGAGGCCGGCGCCCAGCGAGGCGGCCATCGCGATGTACGGGTTGATGTCGGCCCCCGTCTGGCGAAGCTCGAGGCGCGTCGCGGACGCGCTGCCGCCGCTGCCCGTACCTCCGACGACGCGCACCATGCTGGTGCGGTTCTCCGCGCCCCAGCTGGCGGTGATGGGCGCCCACACGCCGGGCACGTAGCGCTTGTAGCTGTTCACGAAGGGCGCGTAGAGCGCGGTCATCTCGGGCCCGGTCGCCAGCATGCCCGCGAGGTACTGGCGGGCGAGGGGGCTGAGGCCGTGTTCTGCCTTTGCGTCACCGAAGAGGTTGGTGCTGCTCGTGGAGTCCCACAGCGACTGGTGCAGGTGCCCGCTCGACCCGGGCAGCGCCGCGTTCCACTTGGCCATGAAGGTGACCATCAGGCCGTGCCGCGCGGCGATGAGCTTGAGCGTGGTCTTGAACAGCGCGGCCTTGTCCGCGGCAGCCAGCGCGTCGTCGTAGGGGATACACGCCTCCCACACGCCCGGGCCCGTCTCCGTGTGCAGGCCCTCGAGGGGGATGTCGTACGCGCTCAGCGTGTCCAGCACGTCGTGCACGAACTCCGCGTGCTGCCCGGCGCGCACCAGCGAGTAGCCGAACATGCCCGGGCTTAGCGCCTCGAGCCCGGCGTAGCCCTTCTGCTCGAGCGTCTGCGGCGTCTCCTTGAAGACCCAGAACTCGAACTCGGCGCCGAATTTGGGGTGCAGGCCCCGGGCCTCGGCGCGCGCGATGGTGCGCTTCAGCAGCGAGCGCGGGCAGGCCGGGTGGGGCTTGCCGTCCTGCGTGTGGAAGTCCACCAGGAAGTGCGCCGTGTCGGGCTCGTAGGGCAGCACACGCAGCGTGCTCGTGTCGACGCGGGCGAGGGCGTCGGGGTAGCCGCTGTGCCAGCCCGTGACCGTCGCGTTGTCGTAGAGCGCGTCCGTGATGTCCCAGCCGAAGATGACGTCGCAGAAGCCGAAGCCCTTGCCCGCCGCTCCGGGCAGCTTGTCGACGTGCATGAACTTGCCGCGCAGGAGGCCGTCGACGTCGAAGCCGCCGACCTTGACCTTGCGCAGGCCGCGCTGGGCGAGTGTCTCGAGGAGGTCTGCCGTCACGGCCGCGAGGGTAGCACCACGCCCGCGGGCGGCGGGAAGCGTTTTCCCACCGCGCGCAGGGGCGGAACACGCCGTGTTCCGGCGTCTCCGTGTGTCAGCGACGCGTCAGCTGCGCGACGTGCCTGCGGCCAGTGAAGACACCAGCGCCGAGACCGCGGTGACCGCGTCGTCGGGTGTCGCGGCGGAGGCGATGGCGCGCACCACCGCGCTGCCTACCACGACGCCCGGGACGTGCTTGGCCACGCCCCGCACGTCGTCGGCGGTGCTCACGCCGAAGCCCAGCGCGAGCGGGCGTCCGACGCGGGCCGACAGCTCGGCGGCGCGCTTCGAGGCGGCGTCGAGATCGAGGCCCACCGCGCCAGTCACGCCCGTCATGGACACGTAGTAGATGAAGCTGGTGGCCGTCTGGGCCGCGAGCTGCACGCGCGCCTCGTGGCTGGTGGGCGCGATGAGCGGGACGATGTCGAGCCCGCGCGCGACCGCGGCGTCACGCAGCGTCCCGGCCTCCTCGGGCGGGAGGTCCACCACTAGGAAACCATCGGCCCCAGCGTCGGCCGCGTCGTTCGCGAGCTTCACCTCGCCGTACGAGAGCACCGGGTTGTAGTAGCCGAACAGCAGCACGGGGACGTCATGCGTCTTGCGCACCGTCGCGACCACGTCGAGCGCGCCACGCATGGTGGTGCCCCCGGCGAGGGCGCGCTCGCTGGCCTTCTGAATGGCGGCGCCGTCCGCGGTGGGGTCGCTGAACGGCATGCCCAGCTCGATGATGTCCGCGCCGGCGTCGGCCGCGGCGCACACCAGCCGCGCCGTGGTGGCCAGGTCGGGGTCGCCCGCGCAGAGGTAGATGATGAGGGCGGCGCGCTGCTCTCGCTCGGCGCGCTCGAAGGCTTCTTGGATGCGTCCCATGGCTTGCTCGGGCTCGTTCTTCAGTGAGTGGTGGGCGCGCCCTGGCTGCGGAGGGCCAGCTGCTCTTGCACGTTGTCGAGGTCCTTGTCGCCTCGCCCGGAGAGGTTCAGCACCACCGTCGCACCCTCGGGCACGCCCTGCTCGGTGCGCACCATGGGCAGGTAGGCCAGCGCGTGGCTGGACTCGAGCGCGGGGATGATGCCCTCGGTGCGGCACAGCTGCTGGAACGCGGCTAGCGCCTGGTCGTCGGTGATGGCGCCGTAGCGCGCGCGGCCGGTGTCCTTCAGGTAGCTGAGCTCGGGGCCCACGCCGG
Encoded proteins:
- a CDS encoding glutamine synthetase, which encodes MHVDKLPGAAGKGFGFCDVIFGWDITDALYDNATVTGWHSGYPDALARVDTSTLRVLPYEPDTAHFLVDFHTQDGKPHPACPRSLLKRTIARAEARGLHPKFGAEFEFWVFKETPQTLEQKGYAGLEALSPGMFGYSLVRAGQHAEFVHDVLDTLSAYDIPLEGLHTETGPGVWEACIPYDDALAAADKAALFKTTLKLIAARHGLMVTFMAKWNAALPGSSGHLHQSLWDSTSSTNLFGDAKAEHGLSPLARQYLAGMLATGPEMTALYAPFVNSYKRYVPGVWAPITASWGAENRTSMVRVVGGTGSGGSASATRLELRQTGADINPYIAMAASLGAGLYGIEQGLELPPETHGDASTQGRPVPPTLEHAVDALRGSDAAKQILGEGFVDHYVRTRDWEAREYRKAVSTWELRRYFEAV
- a CDS encoding tryptophan synthase subunit alpha: MGRIQEAFERAEREQRAALIIYLCAGDPDLATTARLVCAAADAGADIIELGMPFSDPTADGAAIQKASERALAGGTTMRGALDVVATVRKTHDVPVLLFGYYNPVLSYGEVKLANDAADAGADGFLVVDLPPEEAGTLRDAAVARGLDIVPLIAPTSHEARVQLAAQTATSFIYYVSMTGVTGAVGLDLDAASKRAAELSARVGRPLALGFGVSTADDVRGVAKHVPGVVVGSAVVRAIASAATPDDAVTAVSALVSSLAAGTSRS